In Zingiber officinale cultivar Zhangliang chromosome 6A, Zo_v1.1, whole genome shotgun sequence, a single genomic region encodes these proteins:
- the LOC121995309 gene encoding uncharacterized protein LOC121995309, with the protein MAAKIMKKSVNTFLCSYQTFTSIAGLFVFPASLSILLSQAFLSCSNPILHRIVYSHLCFLFRAARFPDVGLYSWINLKLAQTIFSFIFTLPFTLTFLLLAKVLIIRTTNGQPCWRRCLFSPQMPSCRRSYCSALITHLFSSSVMVVLNAAVFSALCLVFSAAEIAGLTSNTWALLLTATGLMLSAVAIGNAIAVCKLSIVVATTEGRSGWEALVKACVLAKGRAETALALVMAPDMGMALAEALFQYKVVRPYLDGGGKVNGEMVWEAYLIAYVHSLLLVLDAITSCLFYNHCKFRRRLDSEDGVDDHYIELEPEEKRVCSFKFDM; encoded by the coding sequence ATGGCCGCCAAGATCATGAAAAAATCCGTGAATACTTTCTTGTGTAGCTACCAGACGTTCACCTCCATTGCTGGTCTCTTCGTCTTCCCTGCTTCCTTATCTATACTCCTCTCACAAGCCTTCCTCTCCTGCTCCAACCCCATCCTCCACCGTATCGTCTACAGCCACCTCTGTTTTCTTTTCAGAGCTGCAAGATTTCCAGACGTTGGATTATATTCCTGGATCAACCTCAAGCTGGCTCAGACGATCTTTTCCTTCATCTTTACGCTTCCATTCACGCTCACGTTCTTGCTGTTGGCCAAAGTATTGATTATCAGGACAACTAACGGACAGCCCTGTTGGCGACGCTGCCTTTTTTCTCCCCAGATGCCGTCGTGCCGGCGCAGCTACTGCTCCGCCCTCATCACCCACCTTTTCAGCTCCTCCGTGATGGTCGTCCTCAATGCGGCGGTCTTTTCCGCGCTTTGCCTCGTCTTCAGCGCAGCGGAAATAGCAGGACTGACGTCGAACACCTGGGCGCTGCTGCTCACCGCGACGGGCTTGATGCTGAGCGCTGTGGCCATTGGAAATGCGATCGCGGTCTGCAAGTTATCCATCGTCGTGGCGACGACGGAGGGGCGCTCGGGTTGGGAGGCGCTCGTGAAGGCCTGCGTGCTTGCGAAGGGAAGGGCGGAGACTGCGCTGGCCTTGGTCATGGCCCCCGACATGGGAATGGCACTGGCGGAGGCTTTGTTCCAATACAAGGTGGTGAGACCGTACCTTGACGGCGGAGGGAAGGTGAACGGAGAGATGGTGTGGGAGGCCTACTTGATTGCGTACGTCCACAGCCTCCTCCTCGTCCTCGACGCCATCACGAGCTGCTTGTTCTACAACCACTGTAAATTCCGACGGCGATTGGATTCCGAGGACGGCGTCGACGATCATTATATCGAACTGGAACCGGAAGAGAAGAGGGTCTGTTCATTTAAATTCGATATGTAA
- the LOC121998005 gene encoding E3 ubiquitin-protein ligase APD2-like isoform X2 translates to MPPRPDQRRFAHALLPLLAWLCVALSLRYGYYGNHKLVLGRNTSRMIRTSSLFVKQLKAQGEAKQGVLLYGFNEKPQLSSENNWTLSNYLFVDAYDRKGVTLWLNTGSRVWLEWRVSTGGDSYTDMLVILIKGEQNLEKPERFSTSSHNNLRNSRNGSKEEYIISEDSTYYLGVINLTPRSVIMNMSITVASKVYDTSKATSVCSTSRGACKLKLPFPNTRYYVLTTSGDEVTNIELSFIARLTAYFIITVIIVVILSILLKYLGAFRPEQPRQEYQVVAETDSETDPIVPRKVVACAYGATEEEPESSVCCSSEDLYDGKICVICYDVRRNCFFTPCGHCVACYSCAQRIMEEDKKVCPICRRFIHKAKRLPSS, encoded by the exons ATGCCTCCGCGGCCGGACCAACGACGATTCGCCCACGCGCTCCTCCCTCTCCTTGCGTGGCTATGCG TTGCTCTTAGCCTGCGCTATGGTTACTACGGCAACCACAAGCTCGTGCTGGGGCGCAACACCTCTCGAATGATCAGGACCAGTTCCCTCTTCGTCAAGCAACTGAAAGCCCAAGGCGAAGCCAAGCAGGGAGTCTTGCTTTATGGATTCAACGAAAAGCCGCAGCTCAGCTCGGAAAACAATTGGACCCTCTCCAATTATTTGTTTGTGGATGCTTACGATCGCAAG GGAGTCACTTTGTGGTTGAACACGGGCTCTAGAGTTTGGTTGGAATGGAGAGTGTCGACTGGTGGTGATAGTTACACAGACATGCTTGTGATTTTAATCAAAG GAGAACAAAACTTGGAGAAGCCGGAGAGATTTTCCACAAGCTCCCATAACAATCTAAGAAATTCTAGGAATG GTTCCAAGGAAGAATATATTATCTCTGAGGACAGTACGTATTATCTTGGTGTCATCAATTTAACACCTCGGAGCGTTATTATGAACATGAGTATAACAGTAGCATCAAAAGTTTACGACACCAGTAAGGCAACAAGCGTCTGCTCGACAAGTAGGGGTGCCTGCAAGCTTAAGCTTCCGTTTCCCAATACTCGATATTATGTTTTGACAACATCAGGCGATGAG GTTACCAACATTGAGCTATCATTCATAGCCAGATTGACTGCCTATTTCATAATCACAG TCATTATAGTGGTCATCCTTTCGATACTACTGAAGTATCTTGGGGCATTTCGGCCTGAGCAGCCTAGGCAGGAGTATCAAGTAGTTGCTGAGACAGATTCCGAGACAGACCCCATCGTTCCAAGGAAGGTGGTGGCTTGTGCTTATGGGGCGACTGAAGAGGAGCCTGAATCGAGTGTGTGTTGCTCCTCAGAGGACTTGTATGACGGGAAGATTTGTGTGATCTGCTACGATGTGAGACGCAATTGTTTCTTCACTCCTTGTGGGCACTGTGTTGCTTGCTACTCCTGCGCACAGAG GATCATGGAGGAAGATAAAAAGGTTTGTCCAATCTGCAGAAGATTTATTCACAAAGCAAAAAGGTTGCCGAGTTCATAG
- the LOC121998005 gene encoding E3 ubiquitin-protein ligase APD2-like isoform X1, translating into MPPRPDQRRFAHALLPLLAWLCGIAVALSLRYGYYGNHKLVLGRNTSRMIRTSSLFVKQLKAQGEAKQGVLLYGFNEKPQLSSENNWTLSNYLFVDAYDRKGVTLWLNTGSRVWLEWRVSTGGDSYTDMLVILIKGEQNLEKPERFSTSSHNNLRNSRNGSKEEYIISEDSTYYLGVINLTPRSVIMNMSITVASKVYDTSKATSVCSTSRGACKLKLPFPNTRYYVLTTSGDEVTNIELSFIARLTAYFIITVIIVVILSILLKYLGAFRPEQPRQEYQVVAETDSETDPIVPRKVVACAYGATEEEPESSVCCSSEDLYDGKICVICYDVRRNCFFTPCGHCVACYSCAQRIMEEDKKVCPICRRFIHKAKRLPSS; encoded by the exons ATGCCTCCGCGGCCGGACCAACGACGATTCGCCCACGCGCTCCTCCCTCTCCTTGCGTGGCTATGCGGCAT TGCAGTTGCTCTTAGCCTGCGCTATGGTTACTACGGCAACCACAAGCTCGTGCTGGGGCGCAACACCTCTCGAATGATCAGGACCAGTTCCCTCTTCGTCAAGCAACTGAAAGCCCAAGGCGAAGCCAAGCAGGGAGTCTTGCTTTATGGATTCAACGAAAAGCCGCAGCTCAGCTCGGAAAACAATTGGACCCTCTCCAATTATTTGTTTGTGGATGCTTACGATCGCAAG GGAGTCACTTTGTGGTTGAACACGGGCTCTAGAGTTTGGTTGGAATGGAGAGTGTCGACTGGTGGTGATAGTTACACAGACATGCTTGTGATTTTAATCAAAG GAGAACAAAACTTGGAGAAGCCGGAGAGATTTTCCACAAGCTCCCATAACAATCTAAGAAATTCTAGGAATG GTTCCAAGGAAGAATATATTATCTCTGAGGACAGTACGTATTATCTTGGTGTCATCAATTTAACACCTCGGAGCGTTATTATGAACATGAGTATAACAGTAGCATCAAAAGTTTACGACACCAGTAAGGCAACAAGCGTCTGCTCGACAAGTAGGGGTGCCTGCAAGCTTAAGCTTCCGTTTCCCAATACTCGATATTATGTTTTGACAACATCAGGCGATGAG GTTACCAACATTGAGCTATCATTCATAGCCAGATTGACTGCCTATTTCATAATCACAG TCATTATAGTGGTCATCCTTTCGATACTACTGAAGTATCTTGGGGCATTTCGGCCTGAGCAGCCTAGGCAGGAGTATCAAGTAGTTGCTGAGACAGATTCCGAGACAGACCCCATCGTTCCAAGGAAGGTGGTGGCTTGTGCTTATGGGGCGACTGAAGAGGAGCCTGAATCGAGTGTGTGTTGCTCCTCAGAGGACTTGTATGACGGGAAGATTTGTGTGATCTGCTACGATGTGAGACGCAATTGTTTCTTCACTCCTTGTGGGCACTGTGTTGCTTGCTACTCCTGCGCACAGAG GATCATGGAGGAAGATAAAAAGGTTTGTCCAATCTGCAGAAGATTTATTCACAAAGCAAAAAGGTTGCCGAGTTCATAG
- the LOC121998006 gene encoding probable protein phosphatase 2C 78, with product MLRSCLRPLERCFGRIGGGDGLMWHMDLKPHAYGEFSIAVVQANDSLEDQGQVFTSPSATFVGVYDGHGGPEASRFVSNRLLPDLDRFASEQGGLSAEVIKKAFRATEEDFVQLVKRSWLSRPKIASVGTCCLVGAIAGDTLYVANLGDSRAVLGRRSLGGKSVVVERLSTDHNVAVEEVRKEVVELHPDDSQIVVHARGAWRIKGIIQVSRAIGDIYLKKPEFSRDPLFQQFVSPIPLKRPVISAEPSIRIQKLKPHDLFLIFASDGLWEQLSDEAAAEIVFKNPRTGIAKRLAKAALSEAARKREMRYNDIRQIEKGIRRHFHDDITVIVIYLDQHGQVGHSKFNGSTNDCTRVPADIFSFNSDESEEPLCRHE from the exons ATGCTGCGCTCGTGCTTGAGGCCGCTAGAGCGGTGCTTTGGGCGGATCGGCGGCGGCGATGGCTTGATGTGGCACATGGACCTGAAGCCCCATGCCTACGGCGAGTTCTCCATTGCCGTTGTTCAGGCCAACGATTCCCTCGAGGATCAGGGCCAAGTGTTCACCTCGCCTTCTGCCACCTTCGTCGGCGTCTATGACGGCCACGGCGGACCCGAGGCGTCGCGCTTTGTCAGCAACCGCCTGCTCCCCGACCTTGATA GGTTCGCTTCTGAGCAAGGGGGCCTGTCGGCGGAAGTGATCAAGAAGGCGTTCCGCGCGACCGAGGAGGATTTCGTGCAATTGGTGAAGAGGTCCTGGCTGTCCCGGCCGAAGATAGCCTCGGTGGGGACGTGCTGCCTCGTGGGGGCGATCGCCGGGGACACGCTCTACGTGGCCAACCTGGGTGATTCCAGGGCTGTTCTTGGACGCCGGAGCTTAGGCGGCAAGTCTGTGGTGGTCGAGAGACTATCAACAGACCATAACGTTGCCGTCGAGGAAGTGAGGAAGGAGGTCGTTGAGCTGCATCCAGATGACAGCCAAATAGTAGTTCATGCTCGCGGCGCCTGGCGGATAAAAGGGATAATCCAG GTGTCTAGGGCTATTGGGGACATCTACCTCAAGAAACCTGAGTTCAGTAGAGATCCATTATTCCAGCAATTTGTTTCTCCTATTCCATTAAAGAGACCTGTCATCAGTGCGGAGCCATCGATAAGGATTCAAAAGCTTAAGCCACATGACTTATTTTTGATATTTGCATCAGATGGTCTATGGGAGCAATTAAGTGATGAAGCTGCAGCTGAGATTGTTTTCAAGAACCCAAGAACA GGAATAGCAAAGCGATTGGCCAAAGCTGCTCTCAGTGAGGCTGCAAGGAAAAGAGAAATGAGATACAACGATATCAGACAGATCGAGAAAGGAATTAGGCGCCACTTTCATGATGATATCACTGTCATAGTGATCTATCTTGATCAGCATGGTCAAGTGGGCCATTCCAAGTTCAATGGTAGTACTAATGACTGCACTAGAGTGCCTGCTGACATATTTTCTTTCAATTCTGATGAATCTGAAGAACCCCTTTGTCGACATGAGTAG
- the LOC121998022 gene encoding microsomal glutathione S-transferase 3-like yields MAVTLEITNDYGYVVLVLVLYIFFNFWMAIQVGKARRKYKVSYPTLYAIESENKDAKLFNCIQRGHQNALEMMPAFFVTLLLSGLYCPIVAAGLGAFYTVARYFYFRGYATGVPENRLKIGGFNFLALLGLMILAAVFGVRLLLS; encoded by the exons ATGGCGGTGACCTTGGAGATCACCAATGACTATGGCTACGtcgtcctcgtcctcgtcctTTACATCTTCTTCAACTTTTGGATGGCCATTCAAGTCGGCAAGGCTCGCAGgaa GTACAAGGTCTCCTATCCCACGCTCTACGCGATCGAATCGGAGAACAAGGACGCCAAGCTATTCAACTGCATCCAG AGAGGGCACCAGAACGCACTGGAGATGATGCCGGCTTTCTTCGTTACGCTGCTTTTGAGCGGGCTCTACTGCCCCATCGTCGCCGCTGGGCTCGGCGCCTTCTACACCGTCGCCCGCTACTTCTACTTCAGGGGCTACGCCACCGGCGTGCCCGAGAACAGGCTCAAGATCGG TGGGTTTAACTTCTTAGCGTTGCTGGGGCTCATGATCCTGGCGGCGGTCTTTGGAGTTCGCCTCCTTCTCAGCTGA
- the LOC121998008 gene encoding uncharacterized protein LOC121998008 yields MATSTTTSIHLDPSTAAPPRKLPIKRKKAPLPFLDTLAKPSSSSDPLDPSFDDDEENGFDEAEEANAVSVDARPAPGIAAAQPFRFQRVWSESDEIRFLQGLLGCWSQGLVFPRDLNIFFDRFSESMQQPFTRSQLSEKLRRLRKKFRIMSARIARGQDPARVAPHDRDVFHLCTRLWHPSYAASSPYSATDALAPGSGGNKRRRPNYRIPSGQAHPESLFAVASLPPPMPISTFTPSETLPLPPPTPASAHGNVAYATDGVAMNTSFYPVVAEDKAIKEEAEVEPSPGSCSNEASVVKVATSPSLAKIFFDVFDACLQEWKVSFAGSYSSSTSEKSNLEKRWSELRLAEMNVLSRRLRLVLEKSIKN; encoded by the coding sequence ATGGCTACTTCGACCACGACCTCGATCCATCTTGATCCATCGACCGCCGCTCCTCCGCGCAAACTCCCAATCAAGCGCAAGAAGGCACCCCTTCCCTTCCTCGATACCCTCGCTAAGCCCTCCTCCTCCTCTGATCCACTCGACCCCTCCTTCGACGACGACGAAGAAAATGGCTTTGACGAAGCGGAGGAAGCCAACGCCGTCTCCGTTGACGCCCGTCCCGCACCTGGCATTGCCGCTGCCCAGCCATTCCGGTTCCAGCGCGTCTGGTCGGAGTCCGATGAGATCCGGTTCCTGCAGGGTCTCCTTGGATGCTGGTCGCAGGGCCTGGTCTTCCCCCGCGACCTCAACATCTTTTTCGACCGCTTCTCCGAGTCCATGCAGCAGCCCTTCACCCGCTCGCAGCTCTCTGAAAAGCTGCGACGCCTGCGCAAGAAGTTCCGCATCATGTCCGCCCGCATTGCCCGTGGCCAGGACCCAGCCCGCGTCGCCCCCCACGACCGCGACGTGTTCCATCTTTGTACCCGCCTCTGGCACCCATCTTATGCCGCCTCGTCTCCCTACTCGGCTACAGACGCCCTAGCCCCTGGTAGCGGAGGGAACAAGCGCCGCCGCCCCAACTACCGCATCCCCTCTGGCCAGGCCCACCCCGAGTCCTTGTTCGCTgtcgcttctcttcctcctccgatgccGATCTCCACCTTCACGCCTTCCGAAACGCTGCCGCTTCCTCCTCCTACTCCTGCCTCGGCTCATGGAAACGTAGCTTACGCCACCGATGGCGTCGCCATGAACACATCATTCTATCCTGTTGTAGCAGAAGATAAGGCGATCAAGGAGGAGGCGGAGGTGGAACCATCACCTGGCTCCTGCAGCAATGAGGCATCCGTCGTCAAAGTCGCTACTAGTCCTTCGCTTGCAAAAATTTTCTTTGACGTGTTTGATGCATGTCTTCAGGAATGGAAGGTGTCGTTTGCCGGTTCCTATTCGTCCAGCACATCAGAAAAGAGCAATCTGGAGAAGAGATGGAGTGAGCTGCGGCTTGCCGAGATGAATGTTTTGTCCCGTCGCTTGAGATTGGTTCTCGAGAAATCTATCAAGAATTAA
- the LOC121995310 gene encoding zinc finger MYM-type protein 1-like produces the protein MVDEARDESKKEQMSIVLRFVDKDGYVQERFFGVVHVKDTIASTLKECIFSVLSRHTLDVQNIRGQGYDGASNMRGEWNGLQALILGECPYAYYVHCFAHRLQLALVAASKEVIPVHHFFTKLNSIINVVSASSKRNDQLKATHASNIAHLLNINDLESGKGLNQIGSLQRAVLLNIIDDGTTPAQRGDADAAYESQDILNAMHLVSSTKLLIQKLRDDGWDELVADMKSFCQALSIPIPDFNAQYIARRGRAHHQQDEITVDHH, from the exons ATGGTTGATGAAGCTCGAGATGAATCTAAAAAGGAGCAAATGTCAATTGTCTTGAGATTTGTTGACAAAGATGGTTATGTGCAAGAGCGCTTCTTTGGAGTTGTTCATGTTAAAGACACCATAGCATCAACATTGAAAGAATGTATCTTTTCTGTCCTATCTCGTCATACTCTTGATGTTCAAAATATTCGAGGGCAAGGTTATGATGGTGCAAGCAACATGCGTGGTGAATGGAATGGATTGCAAGCTTTAATTTTAGGTGAATGTCCTTATGCTTACTATGTTCATTGTTTTGCACATCGTTTGCAATTGGCACTAGTTGCTGCGTCGAAGGAAGTTATCCCAGTCCATCATTTTTTTACCAAGTTAAACTCTATTATCAATGTTGTTAGTGCCTCATCTAAGCGTAATGATCAATTAAAAGCCACTCATGCCTCAAATATTGCTCATTTACTTAATATTAATGATCTTGAAAGTGGGAAAGGACTTAATCAAATTGGTTCTTTACAAAGGGCAG TTTTATTGAATATCATTGATGATGGAACTACACCCGCTCAACGTGGAGATGCTGATGCAGCTTATGAG TCTCAAGATATTTTGAATGCAATGCATCTTGTTTCATCTACTAAGTTGCTCATTCAAAAATTGAGAGATGATGGATGGGATGAATTGGTTGCGGATATGAAATCTTTCTGTCAAGCACTTAGTATACCTATACCGGATTTCAATGCTCAATATATTGCAAGAAGAGGAAGGGCTCACCATCAACAAGATGAAATTACAGTAGATCATCATTAA